A region from the Catellatospora sp. TT07R-123 genome encodes:
- a CDS encoding MFS transporter codes for MFGVLLLALFVRDHRGALPPAKVSPTAAFGLLRGRRFRTLTVAAVLLGLSTVGDGFVYLILQRRDDLPVLAFPLLAVGTSLAYLLLSIPAGRLADRVGRWPVILAGYAALLAVYLLLAAGQGPLPLILLLYGAFYAGTDGVLMALAGSLLPEALRTSGLALIQSGQALAYLGSSVLFGLAWQFWGAPAACLAAAGAVAVALPVSAILLKGRDS; via the coding sequence GTGTTCGGCGTGCTGCTGCTGGCACTGTTCGTCCGAGACCACCGCGGCGCACTGCCCCCGGCCAAGGTGTCGCCAACGGCCGCTTTCGGGCTGTTGCGCGGACGCCGGTTCCGCACCCTCACCGTGGCCGCGGTACTGCTCGGCCTCAGCACCGTCGGCGACGGCTTCGTGTACCTGATCCTGCAGCGCCGCGACGACCTGCCCGTCCTGGCCTTCCCGCTGCTGGCCGTCGGCACGAGCCTGGCATACCTGCTCCTGTCCATCCCCGCCGGCAGACTGGCCGACCGGGTGGGCCGCTGGCCGGTGATCCTCGCCGGATACGCCGCCCTGCTCGCCGTCTACCTGCTGCTGGCCGCCGGGCAAGGCCCACTGCCGCTGATCCTGCTGCTGTACGGGGCGTTCTACGCAGGCACCGACGGCGTCCTGATGGCACTGGCCGGTTCATTGCTACCCGAAGCGCTGCGCACCAGCGGCCTGGCACTGATCCAGAGCGGGCAGGCGCTGGCCTACCTCGGCTCGTCGGTGCTGTTCGGCCTGGCCTGGCAGTTCTGGGGCGCGCCCGCCGCGTGCCTGGCCGCGGCCGGCGCCGTTGCCGTGGCCCTGCCCGTGTCCGCAATCCTGCTCAAAGGACGTGACTCATGA
- a CDS encoding peptidase M50: MTGSALLAKRPRLREDLLVSRALRRGPDTVHLVKDRTGGRAFEVTAKEHFLMVRLDGSRSLADIGEQYAARFGRRLGDDHWTRLLWLLHERNLLHPPAAAAVARPAAVELRRGVRWFGWTLSLPVLAVLCVLAAASPAAVALCLDPLWQAARPAFGDPVSWLLLGLLAWISAAAHEFAHGVAAVRLGATVTRINLVTLTCRVEDYQYLPRRAHQIAIAAAGAVANGLLLAPVWAAALATGPGHPAHPVLCAYLLVGSVQTLVNLVPLAPLDGYKIVSHALGMLDLATESRRYLSTLPRRLLRRRGPAYPAGTAAWLGLYAAWWLLAVAAVAAAVSYGAGRWLEPALGASSYLLPAAAVTLTVAGWLARPRPHRSRSDNPQIPKGES; the protein is encoded by the coding sequence ATGACCGGATCGGCGCTGCTGGCCAAGCGGCCCCGGCTGCGCGAGGACCTGCTCGTCTCGCGGGCCCTGCGGCGCGGACCGGACACCGTGCACCTGGTCAAGGACCGGACCGGCGGCCGCGCGTTCGAGGTCACCGCCAAGGAGCACTTCCTCATGGTCCGCCTCGACGGATCGCGGTCGCTGGCCGACATCGGCGAACAGTACGCCGCCCGCTTCGGCCGCCGCCTCGGCGACGACCACTGGACCCGGCTGCTGTGGCTGCTGCACGAACGCAACCTGCTGCACCCGCCCGCCGCGGCGGCCGTGGCGCGACCGGCCGCGGTCGAGCTGCGCCGCGGGGTGCGGTGGTTCGGCTGGACGCTGAGCCTGCCGGTGCTCGCGGTGCTGTGCGTCCTGGCCGCGGCGTCCCCGGCCGCCGTGGCGCTGTGCCTGGACCCGTTGTGGCAGGCCGCCCGCCCGGCCTTCGGCGACCCGGTGAGCTGGCTGCTGCTGGGCCTGCTGGCGTGGATCAGCGCCGCGGCGCACGAGTTCGCGCACGGGGTGGCCGCGGTCCGCCTCGGCGCCACCGTCACCCGGATCAACCTGGTCACGTTGACCTGCCGGGTCGAGGACTACCAGTACCTGCCCCGGCGCGCCCACCAGATCGCCATCGCCGCAGCCGGGGCGGTGGCCAACGGCCTGCTGCTGGCGCCGGTATGGGCCGCGGCGCTGGCCACCGGCCCCGGGCACCCGGCCCACCCGGTGCTGTGCGCGTACCTGCTGGTCGGCAGCGTGCAGACGCTGGTCAACCTGGTTCCGCTGGCGCCCCTGGACGGATACAAGATCGTCAGCCATGCCCTGGGCATGCTCGACCTGGCCACCGAGAGCCGCCGCTACCTGAGCACCCTGCCCCGGCGGCTGCTGCGCCGCCGCGGCCCCGCCTACCCCGCGGGCACAGCCGCGTGGCTGGGCCTCTACGCCGCCTGGTGGCTGCTGGCCGTGGCCGCCGTCGCCGCCGCCGTGAGCTACGGCGCCGGGCGGTGGCTCGAACCCGCCCTGGGCGCCTCCTCCTACCTGCTGCCCGCCGCAGCCGTCACACTGACCGTGGCCGGTTGGCTCGCCCGGCCCCGCCCGCACCGCTCCCGATCAGACAACCCGCAGATTCCGAAAGGTGAGTCATGA
- a CDS encoding ABC transporter permease, producing MSTYAALTRASYKATVRDATTLFFTFAFPLVFLVIFGLIFRGREVADTGHGYVDFIAPGVLSWGLASAALFGVAFTLMQWRADDLLRIIRLSPASILSVVGSRYVVALGIGVAQSLLFVGVAMLPVFGMRPDPTWPLALPVMLLAVTSFLALGLIVGSRANTPEAVAGIANFIVVPMAFLSGSFYPLELMPDWLQAISRALPLRYVNDGMAYALSGQGDMNDYLLACGALVGYSVVFAVIGVRTFRWSNDS from the coding sequence ATGAGCACCTACGCCGCGCTGACCCGCGCCAGCTACAAGGCCACCGTCCGCGACGCGACGACGCTGTTCTTCACGTTCGCGTTCCCGCTGGTGTTCCTGGTCATCTTCGGGCTGATCTTCCGGGGCCGGGAGGTCGCCGACACCGGCCACGGCTATGTCGACTTCATCGCCCCCGGGGTGCTGTCCTGGGGCCTGGCCAGCGCCGCCCTGTTCGGGGTCGCGTTCACCCTGATGCAGTGGCGCGCCGACGACCTGCTGCGCATCATCCGGCTGTCGCCGGCGAGCATCCTGTCGGTCGTCGGGTCTCGCTACGTCGTCGCGCTGGGCATCGGCGTCGCGCAGAGCCTGCTGTTCGTCGGCGTGGCGATGCTGCCCGTGTTCGGCATGCGTCCCGACCCGACCTGGCCGCTGGCGCTGCCGGTGATGCTGCTGGCGGTCACCTCGTTCCTGGCCCTGGGCCTGATCGTGGGCTCGCGCGCCAACACGCCCGAGGCGGTCGCCGGGATCGCCAACTTCATCGTCGTGCCGATGGCGTTCCTGTCCGGGTCGTTCTACCCCCTGGAACTGATGCCGGACTGGCTACAGGCGATCTCGCGGGCGCTGCCGCTGCGCTACGTCAACGACGGCATGGCGTACGCCCTGTCCGGGCAGGGCGACATGAACGACTACCTGCTGGCGTGCGGGGCGCTGGTCGGGTACAGCGTCGTCTTCGCGGTCATCGGCGTACGCACGTTCCGCTGGAGCAACGACTCGTGA
- a CDS encoding tautomerase family protein — MPLWNVYHTPGVFTAEQKRRLAARITESYEAIGLPRFYVMTLFHETRPEDFFVGGEPASVAVRVVIDHIARHNPDQDSRRRTARWVEEILRLDIADIPGVHWEFHVDETSEDLWMINGLVPPPGGSEAERLWARNNATSPY, encoded by the coding sequence ATGCCGCTGTGGAACGTGTATCACACGCCCGGAGTGTTCACGGCCGAGCAGAAGCGTCGGCTCGCTGCTCGCATCACCGAAAGCTACGAGGCGATCGGGCTGCCGCGGTTCTACGTGATGACGCTGTTCCACGAGACCCGTCCCGAGGACTTCTTCGTCGGCGGGGAGCCGGCGTCGGTCGCGGTCCGCGTCGTCATCGATCATATCGCCCGCCACAATCCTGACCAGGACAGCAGGCGCCGGACGGCCCGGTGGGTCGAGGAGATCCTGCGGCTCGACATCGCAGACATCCCGGGGGTGCACTGGGAGTTCCACGTGGACGAGACCAGCGAGGACCTGTGGATGATCAACGGCCTGGTGCCGCCGCCGGGTGGCTCCGAAGCCGAGAGGCTCTGGGCACGGAACAACGCGACATCGCCCTACTGA
- a CDS encoding serine hydrolase, whose translation MNLALASGAGAGLSSLVGEAAQAAPFNYFDRRIPDEAHLKIAELAPQGISAVAFTPSNGWVVVTQTGTYFARNIPPECFTTLGQLIASGVQINCVAFPPAGGNSWVITGNGGFFCRNIPQECADTIAQRYTAGQPVTDVAFPPGGANSWTVATATGFFARNVDDECFQMMRNLTQAGRSVTRVAFPYTGGWTVVAQDEFFARNIDAECYQQMNAFAAGGWQLHTIAFSPVNNGWSLCSRGPVPPLPPDPIRQIERMVGNGMGMWASMAATGAPGVAAAFLVNNQIAWSTGYGWLEAGQPVATHPESAFQAASISKAVASLGFMRLVQTSMGALPLNADVRPLLNWPLGQRACLAPGPAPTLDLLLAHRAGVIGRGSTFPLNACAGFDANSGGGFSGYGPGVPVPTLLDVLNGLGNSPRVELSTTPGTQYHYSGPGFTVLQRMLEQRTGQTLAQYMANQIFAPLGMTTSSYDLAPAFQLAAGHVGGAVIPGKRNRYPESAAAGLYTNVLDLGTLLGYLNRAWTAPGDIPGPLNKASVTTMLSPGPTPDMGRGWFLTAPGTPNFSYNHTGSNFGFKTEIRGYPTRGMGYAILTNGDDFNLVTAIADAIRATYGLPA comes from the coding sequence ATGAACCTCGCCCTGGCCTCCGGGGCGGGAGCGGGACTGTCCAGCCTGGTCGGCGAGGCCGCACAAGCCGCGCCGTTCAACTACTTCGACCGGCGCATCCCCGACGAGGCCCACCTGAAGATCGCCGAACTCGCGCCACAGGGGATCTCCGCAGTCGCCTTCACACCCAGCAACGGCTGGGTCGTCGTGACGCAGACCGGCACCTACTTCGCACGCAACATCCCGCCGGAGTGCTTCACCACGCTCGGCCAGCTGATCGCATCAGGTGTGCAGATCAACTGCGTGGCGTTCCCGCCCGCGGGAGGCAACAGCTGGGTCATCACCGGCAACGGCGGGTTCTTCTGCCGCAACATTCCGCAGGAGTGCGCGGACACCATCGCTCAGCGCTACACCGCAGGGCAGCCCGTGACCGATGTGGCATTCCCCCCAGGCGGCGCAAACAGCTGGACGGTCGCGACCGCCACAGGCTTCTTCGCGCGCAACGTGGACGACGAGTGCTTCCAGATGATGCGCAACCTCACCCAGGCCGGGCGATCCGTGACCCGGGTGGCCTTCCCCTACACCGGCGGATGGACGGTCGTCGCCCAGGACGAGTTCTTCGCCCGCAACATCGACGCCGAGTGCTACCAGCAGATGAACGCGTTCGCCGCAGGCGGCTGGCAGCTGCACACGATCGCGTTCTCGCCGGTCAACAACGGCTGGTCGCTGTGCTCGCGCGGACCGGTACCCCCGCTGCCGCCCGACCCGATCCGCCAGATCGAGCGCATGGTCGGCAACGGCATGGGCATGTGGGCGAGCATGGCCGCCACGGGCGCACCCGGGGTGGCAGCGGCCTTCCTGGTCAACAACCAGATCGCCTGGTCGACCGGCTACGGATGGCTGGAGGCCGGCCAGCCGGTCGCGACCCATCCCGAAAGCGCGTTCCAAGCCGCGTCGATCAGCAAGGCCGTGGCGAGCCTCGGCTTCATGCGCCTGGTCCAGACGTCGATGGGCGCCCTGCCACTCAACGCCGACGTGCGACCCCTGCTCAACTGGCCACTCGGCCAGCGCGCATGTCTGGCCCCCGGACCCGCCCCCACCCTCGACCTGCTGCTGGCACACCGGGCCGGTGTCATCGGCCGCGGCTCCACGTTCCCGCTCAACGCCTGCGCCGGCTTCGACGCCAACTCCGGCGGCGGCTTCTCAGGCTACGGCCCGGGAGTGCCCGTACCCACCCTGCTCGACGTCCTCAACGGGCTGGGCAACTCGCCACGCGTCGAACTCAGCACCACGCCAGGCACGCAATACCATTACTCCGGCCCAGGATTCACCGTTCTGCAACGGATGCTCGAGCAGCGCACCGGCCAGACCCTGGCCCAGTACATGGCAAACCAGATCTTCGCACCGCTGGGCATGACCACCAGCTCATACGACCTCGCACCGGCGTTCCAGCTCGCCGCCGGGCACGTCGGCGGAGCCGTCATCCCCGGCAAACGCAACCGCTACCCCGAATCCGCAGCCGCCGGCCTCTACACCAACGTCCTGGACCTCGGCACGCTGCTCGGCTACCTCAACCGCGCCTGGACCGCACCCGGCGACATTCCGGGCCCCCTGAACAAGGCCAGCGTGACCACGATGCTGAGCCCGGGCCCGACACCCGACATGGGCCGAGGCTGGTTCCTGACCGCACCTGGCACCCCCAACTTCTCCTACAACCACACCGGTTCCAACTTCGGCTTCAAGACCGAGATCCGCGGCTACCCGACCCGCGGCATGGGCTACGCCATCCTCACCAACGGCGACGACTTCAACCTCGTCACGGCGATCGCCGATGCCATCAGGGCAACCTACGGCCTACCCGCCTGA
- a CDS encoding ABC transporter ATP-binding protein, with translation MSSTDAPAIVLDAVSKTYGEVRAVDSVSLTVGRGEFFGLLGPNGAGKTTLIEMVEGLRVPDSGSVSVLGMSPAPRNLALLPLMGVQTQRSAFFTRLTAREHLTTVAALYGLPAAAADKTLAMVGLTASANVRVTNISGGQRQRLAIASALVHDPQVIFLDEPTAALDPQARRDLGQMLRELKATGKTIVYTTHHLDEAQGLCDRVAIMAAGSVLALGSPRDLIARSQVGTRLIVPASRLAAEDAGRLDGVDGVTVEDGTLVLRTSQAARVLAALGASGGLDDVETRPATLEDVYLELMGAPRA, from the coding sequence ATGAGTTCGACCGACGCGCCAGCCATCGTGCTGGACGCAGTGAGCAAAACCTACGGTGAGGTGAGAGCCGTCGACAGCGTGTCGCTGACCGTCGGCCGCGGCGAGTTCTTCGGCCTGCTGGGCCCCAACGGCGCCGGCAAGACCACCCTCATCGAGATGGTCGAAGGGCTGCGGGTCCCCGACAGCGGCTCCGTCAGCGTCCTGGGAATGTCGCCGGCGCCGCGCAATCTCGCGCTGCTGCCGCTGATGGGCGTGCAGACCCAGCGCTCGGCGTTCTTCACCCGGCTGACCGCCCGCGAGCACCTGACCACCGTCGCGGCCCTGTACGGCCTACCCGCCGCGGCAGCCGACAAGACCCTCGCGATGGTGGGGCTGACGGCCTCGGCGAATGTCCGGGTCACCAACATCTCCGGCGGTCAGCGCCAGCGGCTCGCCATCGCCTCGGCGCTGGTGCACGACCCGCAGGTGATCTTCCTCGACGAGCCGACCGCGGCACTGGACCCGCAGGCACGCCGCGACCTCGGGCAGATGCTGCGCGAGCTGAAGGCGACGGGCAAGACCATCGTGTACACCACCCATCACCTCGACGAGGCCCAGGGCCTGTGCGACCGGGTCGCGATCATGGCCGCCGGCAGCGTCCTCGCCCTGGGCAGCCCCCGCGACCTCATCGCCCGCTCGCAGGTGGGCACCCGGCTCATCGTGCCCGCCAGCCGCCTGGCCGCCGAGGACGCGGGCCGGCTCGACGGTGTCGACGGCGTGACCGTCGAGGACGGCACGCTCGTCCTGCGGACCAGTCAGGCAGCACGGGTGCTGGCGGCGCTCGGGGCCAGCGGTGGCCTCGACGACGTCGAGACCCGCCCCGCGACCCTCGAAGACGTCTACCTCGAACTGATGGGAGCACCCCGGGCATGA
- a CDS encoding TOMM precursor leader peptide-binding protein, with amino-acid sequence MTRTATGAAPAAPLAAAATRLHDFLLTRWARTRAGDPPQVAVLGAEDVPHTPDPARRDSDVHLSAAAVLIGPFGAPRGAAACGHCLAIRWQRLRTRTERDALETGGPLTPAGPWPHLTGHHLDAVWQLRQHVRAYRPPAPADDPHSGQLARVVSLDLRTLRPRTFPVLPEPRCPSCSTAHPDEPRPLALRPRPKPRPDSYRLVAPGDYPLPRSALANPVCGALGAGTQLTITSPTTAPVTGSVFVRGYGGLLDVSWSGQSTGYAASACLAYLEGLERYAGTHRRRNVAPVVAAYRDVADRALHPDRCGTYPEHVYDTDPILRRFDPDRPIPWVWGHNLHTGQPVLVPRRLCFYSSAADGDTFALSSSSGCATGSCLEEAALFGLLELVERDAFLLAWYGGLRLPRIDPDTCGPAVRDMVARAELQGYRILAFDNRIDLDIPVVTSLAVRHDGGPGLLSFAAAAHLDPRQAVAAALAESLTYIPHQPATVHRRRAELEAMADDYTLVQRLPDHAALFGLPRMAGHAATYLDDRPTLPLGDAYTGYRPPGTGDLLDDLRAVLDTLRRRGLEAVLVDQTTPEQEAVGLRSVCAMVPGLLPIDFGWTRQRAPHLPRLRTAARTAGLAPADLTDADLRLVPHPFP; translated from the coding sequence GTGACCCGCACCGCGACGGGGGCGGCGCCAGCCGCCCCCCTGGCGGCGGCCGCGACCCGACTGCACGACTTCCTGCTCACCCGCTGGGCCCGCACCCGCGCGGGCGACCCGCCCCAGGTGGCGGTCCTCGGCGCCGAGGACGTGCCCCACACCCCGGACCCGGCCCGGCGCGACAGCGACGTGCACCTCAGCGCCGCCGCTGTCCTGATCGGACCGTTCGGGGCACCCCGGGGCGCGGCGGCCTGCGGGCACTGCCTGGCGATCAGATGGCAGCGGCTGCGCACCCGCACCGAACGCGACGCCCTGGAGACCGGCGGCCCGCTGACCCCGGCCGGTCCGTGGCCCCACCTCACCGGCCACCACCTCGACGCGGTATGGCAGCTCCGCCAGCACGTACGCGCCTACCGGCCGCCCGCCCCGGCCGACGACCCGCACAGCGGACAGCTGGCCCGCGTCGTCTCCCTGGACCTGCGCACCCTGCGGCCGCGCACCTTCCCGGTGCTGCCCGAACCCCGCTGCCCCTCCTGCTCGACCGCGCACCCCGACGAGCCCCGGCCGCTGGCCCTGCGGCCGCGACCCAAGCCGCGGCCGGACTCCTACCGCCTGGTGGCCCCCGGTGACTACCCGCTGCCGAGGTCGGCGCTGGCCAACCCCGTCTGCGGGGCACTCGGCGCGGGCACCCAGCTCACGATCACGTCACCGACGACCGCACCGGTCACCGGCAGCGTCTTCGTCCGCGGCTACGGCGGCCTGCTCGACGTGTCATGGAGCGGGCAGTCCACCGGCTACGCCGCCAGCGCCTGCCTGGCCTACCTGGAGGGTCTGGAGCGGTACGCGGGCACCCACCGCCGCCGCAACGTGGCACCGGTCGTCGCCGCGTACCGCGACGTCGCCGACCGGGCGCTGCACCCCGACCGCTGCGGTACGTACCCCGAGCACGTGTACGACACCGACCCGATCCTGCGGCGCTTCGACCCCGACCGGCCCATCCCCTGGGTGTGGGGCCACAACCTGCACACCGGGCAGCCGGTGCTGGTGCCGCGCCGCCTGTGTTTCTACAGCTCCGCCGCCGACGGCGACACGTTCGCCCTGTCGTCGTCCAGCGGCTGCGCCACCGGCAGCTGCCTGGAGGAGGCGGCCCTGTTCGGCCTGCTCGAACTGGTCGAACGCGACGCGTTCCTGCTCGCCTGGTACGGCGGCCTGCGGCTGCCGCGCATCGACCCGGACACCTGCGGCCCGGCCGTGCGGGACATGGTCGCCCGCGCGGAGCTTCAGGGCTACCGCATCCTCGCCTTCGACAACCGGATCGACCTGGACATCCCGGTGGTCACCAGCCTCGCCGTACGCCACGACGGCGGGCCCGGCCTGCTGTCGTTCGCGGCCGCGGCGCACCTCGACCCGCGGCAGGCCGTGGCCGCAGCGCTGGCCGAGTCGCTGACCTACATCCCGCACCAGCCCGCGACCGTACACCGACGCCGAGCCGAACTGGAGGCGATGGCCGACGACTACACGCTGGTCCAGCGCCTGCCGGACCATGCCGCGCTGTTCGGGCTGCCCCGCATGGCCGGCCACGCCGCGACCTATCTGGACGACCGCCCGACCCTGCCGCTGGGCGACGCCTACACCGGCTACCGGCCGCCCGGCACCGGCGACCTGCTCGACGACCTGCGCGCCGTGCTGGACACCCTGCGGCGACGCGGCCTGGAGGCTGTGCTGGTGGACCAGACCACACCCGAGCAGGAGGCGGTGGGCCTGCGGTCGGTCTGCGCCATGGTGCCCGGTCTGCTGCCGATCGACTTCGGCTGGACCCGTCAGCGGGCGCCGCACCTGCCCCGGCTGCGCACCGCGGCCCGGACGGCAGGGCTGGCCCCGGCCGACCTCACCGACGCGGACCTGCGGTTGGTGCCGCATCCCTTCCCCTGA
- a CDS encoding thiazolylpeptide-type bacteriocin, giving the protein MAPQTDLNALAQEILELESETFAISDYADASEAILASCSSSGTTSTCSSTTSTTSCSA; this is encoded by the coding sequence ATGGCGCCGCAGACCGACCTCAACGCCCTCGCCCAGGAGATCCTCGAGCTGGAGTCCGAGACGTTCGCGATCTCCGACTACGCGGACGCCTCCGAGGCCATCCTGGCCTCGTGCTCGTCCTCGGGCACCACCTCGACGTGCAGCAGCACCACCTCCACCACGAGCTGCTCGGCCTGA
- a CDS encoding amidohydrolase, protein MATRSAQAAAPDRPAVDADLSDAAVRLYRELHAHPELSGAEQQTAERFAAALRSAGHDVTTGVGGHGVVGVLANGPGPTVLLRAELDALPVAEQTGLPYASTATGRTPDGRDVPVMHACGHDLHLAAAAGAAATLTRRRDSWQGTLLVIGQPAEETLHGAAAMLADGLHERFGRPDAVLAQHAAVLPAGMVAHGAGPITAGGVTLEITITGRGGHVATPHLCVDPVVIAATAVVQLQAIVSRQTGPADPVSLSVGTIHGGSHAGVIADQVTLGVTLRALSEPTLRHLLDSTVRTVRACCDAGGCPEPPLIREASRSPVNRNDPTLAARVRAAHEAALGAERVAWWPPSLATEDFPLLGDGCIPTVYWMLGTVGPSRWRATPGGSAAEKMAALPTNHSAAFAPYDRLAVPGGIHALTTAALAVLAPVPPAR, encoded by the coding sequence ATGGCGACACGCTCGGCGCAGGCCGCCGCCCCGGACCGCCCGGCCGTCGACGCCGACCTGTCCGACGCGGCCGTGCGGCTCTACCGTGAGCTGCACGCCCACCCCGAGCTGTCCGGCGCGGAGCAGCAGACCGCCGAGCGCTTCGCCGCGGCACTGCGCTCGGCCGGACACGACGTCACCACCGGCGTCGGCGGCCACGGCGTCGTCGGCGTGCTGGCCAACGGGCCGGGCCCGACAGTGCTGCTGCGCGCCGAACTCGACGCACTGCCGGTGGCCGAGCAGACCGGCCTGCCCTACGCCAGCACCGCCACCGGCCGCACCCCGGACGGACGCGACGTGCCGGTCATGCACGCCTGCGGACACGACCTGCACCTGGCCGCCGCAGCCGGGGCCGCCGCCACGTTGACCCGCCGCCGGGACAGCTGGCAGGGCACACTGCTGGTGATCGGCCAGCCCGCCGAGGAGACCCTGCACGGGGCCGCGGCCATGCTCGCCGACGGACTCCACGAGCGCTTCGGCCGCCCCGATGCCGTGCTGGCACAGCACGCGGCCGTGCTGCCGGCCGGGATGGTGGCCCACGGCGCGGGCCCGATCACCGCCGGCGGCGTCACGTTGGAGATCACCATCACCGGGCGCGGCGGCCACGTCGCCACGCCGCACCTGTGCGTCGACCCGGTGGTGATCGCCGCAACCGCCGTGGTGCAGCTCCAAGCCATCGTGTCCCGCCAGACCGGCCCGGCCGACCCGGTGTCCCTGTCGGTCGGCACGATCCACGGCGGCAGCCACGCCGGTGTCATCGCCGACCAGGTCACCCTCGGCGTCACCCTGCGGGCGCTGTCCGAGCCGACCCTGCGGCACCTGCTCGACAGCACGGTCCGCACCGTCCGCGCCTGCTGCGACGCAGGCGGATGCCCCGAGCCGCCGCTGATCCGCGAGGCGTCGCGCAGCCCGGTCAACCGCAACGACCCGACGCTGGCCGCCCGGGTGCGGGCCGCCCACGAGGCGGCGCTGGGCGCCGAGCGGGTCGCCTGGTGGCCGCCGTCGCTGGCGACCGAGGACTTCCCGCTGCTGGGCGACGGCTGCATCCCGACCGTGTACTGGATGCTCGGCACGGTCGGACCGAGCCGGTGGCGCGCCACGCCGGGCGGCAGCGCCGCCGAGAAGATGGCGGCGCTACCGACCAACCACAGCGCGGCCTTCGCGCCGTACGACCGCCTGGCCGTACCCGGCGGCATCCACGCACTGACCACCGCGGCCCTGGCCGTGCTGGCACCGGTGCCCCCGGCTCGGTGA
- a CDS encoding lantibiotic dehydratase C-terminal domain-containing protein, with the protein MNTAPDLAPGGTGGTDGAQAPGEWLALHVFYAANPQPLLTECVGPLVRELTEQNLLSGHFFINYWLEGPHVRLRLRPRTPADTPAVRAAAEAAVARFLKARPALYAMGFGFLGELYDILFALEYPQGKPAELVDADGRMRLQPNNSFSYRPYEPEYGKYGGPQGVAVAEWHFQHSSDLVIGAISSMNLHLRPVLLGTAAQLMTVLAGTFLPDRAALLDFLDEYHRFWHRAFTGTDLIGSDEYARMYDGVADELGRRVRLILDLLAGGQAQRLPGLLRGWAGHAAELKGKVLELAASGRLVISTWRGGEKTITDGGEALATLLSPYLHMTNNRLHVTIRDEAYLSYLLARVLREQPAVAR; encoded by the coding sequence ATGAACACGGCGCCCGACCTCGCGCCCGGCGGCACCGGCGGCACCGACGGCGCGCAGGCGCCGGGGGAGTGGCTGGCGTTGCACGTCTTCTACGCCGCCAACCCGCAGCCGCTGCTGACCGAGTGCGTCGGCCCGCTGGTGCGCGAACTCACCGAGCAGAACCTGCTGTCGGGGCACTTCTTCATCAACTACTGGCTGGAAGGCCCGCACGTGCGGCTGCGGCTGCGGCCGCGCACTCCCGCCGACACCCCCGCCGTGCGGGCCGCGGCCGAGGCCGCGGTGGCCCGGTTCCTCAAGGCCCGCCCGGCGCTGTACGCGATGGGCTTCGGCTTCCTCGGCGAGCTCTACGACATCCTGTTCGCGCTGGAGTACCCGCAGGGCAAGCCCGCCGAACTGGTCGACGCCGACGGCCGGATGCGGTTGCAGCCCAACAACTCCTTCAGCTACCGCCCCTACGAGCCCGAGTACGGCAAGTACGGCGGCCCGCAGGGCGTGGCGGTGGCCGAGTGGCACTTCCAGCACTCGTCCGACCTGGTCATCGGTGCCATCTCCTCGATGAACCTGCACCTGCGCCCGGTGCTGCTGGGCACCGCCGCGCAGCTCATGACCGTGCTGGCGGGCACGTTCCTGCCCGACCGCGCCGCCCTGCTGGACTTCCTGGACGAATACCACAGGTTCTGGCACCGGGCGTTCACCGGGACCGATCTCATCGGCTCCGACGAGTACGCGCGCATGTACGACGGCGTCGCCGACGAGCTGGGCCGCCGGGTGCGGCTGATCCTCGACCTGCTCGCCGGCGGGCAGGCGCAGCGGCTGCCGGGGCTGCTGCGCGGCTGGGCCGGGCACGCGGCCGAGCTGAAGGGCAAGGTGCTGGAACTGGCCGCGTCGGGCCGGCTGGTCATCAGCACCTGGCGGGGCGGCGAGAAGACGATCACCGACGGCGGCGAGGCACTGGCGACGCTGCTGTCGCCGTACCTGCACATGACCAACAACCGGCTGCACGTCACCATCCGCGACGAGGCCTACCTGTCCTACCTGCTGGCCCGGGTGCTGCGGGAGCAGCCGGCGGTGGCGCGATGA